A genomic region of Miscanthus floridulus cultivar M001 chromosome 3, ASM1932011v1, whole genome shotgun sequence contains the following coding sequences:
- the LOC136544247 gene encoding uncharacterized protein: protein MAVPNYTYLRLKMTGPHGVSTIGTSFYRAYECEVECCAHATAVVASEELATLGEEVIEEAPDAKRSSRSFESVEGSKEVLLDPSNSEGKKVHIRTMLSPK from the coding sequence atggccgtccccaactatacgtaCCTCAGGCTAAAGATGACGGGCCCCCACGGGGTCagcaccatcggcacctccttctatcgtgcttacgagtgcgaagtcgaatgctgcgccCATGCCACAGCAGtcgtcgcctccgaagagctcgccaccctcggGGAAGAGGTCATTGAAGAAGCACCTGATGCGAAGAGGTCGTCCAGGTCGTTCGAATCAGTGGAAGgatccaaggaggtcctcttggaccctagcaactccgagggcaaaaaagtccacaTCAGGACCATGCTttcccccaaatag